One Osmerus eperlanus chromosome 23, fOsmEpe2.1, whole genome shotgun sequence DNA segment encodes these proteins:
- the arsj gene encoding arylsulfatase J → MHALKIKMFLISVLASLLMFSSSTRGYQMSWENWNQNLRNRVNELDKTSTQPHIIFILVDDQGFRDVGYHGSEIKTPTLDRLAAQGVKLENYYVQPLCSPSRSQLMTGRYQIHTGLQHSIIRASQPNCLPLENVTLPQKLKQAGYATHMVGKWHLGFYKRGCMPTQRGFDTFFGSLLGSGDYYSHYKCDGPGMCGYDLYEGEEAAWEQDRGLYSTLMYTQKAVNILANHNPRKPLFLYLAYQAVHSPLQVPARYLERYKSIPNPHRRKYAAMVSCLDEAIHNLTLALKRHGFYNNMVMVYSSDNGGQPLAGGSNWPLRGSKATYWEGGIRAVGFVHSPLLLNKGTRCRGLVHITDWFPTLIGLGEGTLDEDLNLDGFDVWEAISEGRPSPRQDILHNIDPIYTKAKNGSWKAGYGLWNTAIRAALRVGHWKLLTGVPGYSDWVPPQTFSNLLLTNRWHNERVRWDRGKSVWLFNITADPYERVDLSLRHPHIVKKMLMRLAQYNRTAVPVRYPAKDSRSNPLYNGGVWGPWYKEERKDEEDEREVNLLTNHLAKTRRKKARKQRRKVEDSPF, encoded by the exons ATGCACGCGTTGAAGATAAAGATGTTTCTTATTAGTGTTCTGGCGAGTTTACTGATGTTCTCATCTTCAACGAGAGGCTATCAGATGTCTTGGGAAAATTGGAATCAGAATTTGCGCAACCGGGTGAATGAACTGGACAAGACATCTACACAGCCTCACATCATTTTCATTCTGGTGGATGACCAAGGCTTCCGGGATGTGGGGTACCACGGATCCGAGATCAAGACTCCGACGCTGGACAGGCTGGCCGCGCAGGGGGTGAAACTGGAGAACTACTACGTCCAACCGCTCTGCAGCCCTTCTAGGAGTCAACTCATGACCGGCAG GTACCAGATCCACACAGGCCTCCAGCACTCCATCATccgagccagccagccaaactGCCTGCCCCTGGAAAATGTGACCCTGCCCCAGAAGCTGAAGCAGGCGGGCTATGCCACCCACATGGTGGGCAAGTGGCACCTGGGCTTTTACAAGCGCGGCTGCATGCCCACCCAGCGTGGCTTTGACACCTTCTTCGGTTCCTTGCTTGGCAGCGGGGACTATTATAGTCATTATAAATGCGACGGCCCAGGTATGTGTGGGTATGACCTCTACGAAGGGGAGGAGGCGGCCTGGGAACAAGATAGGGGCCTGTACTCAACCCTGATGTACACCCAAAAGGCTGTGAATATCTTGGCCAATCACAACCCTAGGAAACCTCTCTTCCTGTATCTTGCCTATCAGGCGGTCCATTCCCCTCTGCAGGTTCCCGCCCGCTACCTTGAACGCTACAAGTCTATCCCCAACCCCCACCGCAGGAAATACGCAGCCATGGTTTCCTGTTTGGACGAGGCCATCCACAACCTCACGCTGGCCCTGAAACGCCACGGTTTCTACAACAACATGGTCATGGTGTACTCTTCGGACAATGGTGGCCAGCCACTGGCCGGGGGAAGCAACTGGCCTCTGAGGGGAAGCAAGGCCACCTACTGGGAGGGGGGCATCCGGGCGGTGGGCTTCGTCCACAGCCCCCTGCTCCTGAACAAGGGCACGCGGTGCCGTGGGCTGGTCCACATCACCGACTGGTTCCCCACCCTGATCGGTCTCGGGGAGGGGACCCTGGACGAGGACCTGAACCTGGACGGCTTCGACGTGTGGGAAGCCATCAGCGAGGGCCGGCCCTCCCCGCGCCAGGACATCCTCCACAACATCGACCCCATCTACACCAAGGCCAAGAACGGCTCCTGGAAGGCCGGCTACGGCCTCTGGAACACGGCCATCCGCGCCGCCCTCCGGGTGGGCCACTGGAAGCTCCTGACGGGGGTTCCTGGCTACAGCGACTGGGTTCCCCCGCAGACGTTCTCCAATCTGTTGCTGACCAACCGCTGGCACAACGAGCGCGTGCGCTGGGACCGGGGAAAGTCCGTCTGGCTGTTCAACATCACGGCCGATCCCTACGAGCGTGTGGACCTCTCACTGCGCCACCCGCACATCGTGAAGAAGATGCTAATGCGGCTAGCTCAGTACAACAGGACGGCAGTGCCCGTACGCTACCCGGCGAAAGACTCGCGCTCCAACCCGCTGTACAACGGAGGGGTGTGGGGACCCTGGTACAAGGAGGAGCGCAAAGACGAGGAAGACGAGAGGGAGGTCAACCTCCTCACAAACCACCTGGCGAAGACGCGACGGAAGAAGGcaaggaagcagaggaggaaggtggaggactCGCCTTTTTAG